The following are encoded together in the Kribbella sp. CA-293567 genome:
- a CDS encoding P1 family peptidase, whose protein sequence is MRIRSLGVTPGSLPTGRLNAITDVPGVLVGQTTLADGDLNTGVTAIVPPGFATGVAAAVAVGNGYGKLVGSTQVDELGVIETPILLTGTLSVFRVADALLTWLLDRDPTATSLNPIVGETNDGYLSDIRARPITPEHVFAALDSASADLPAEGNVGAGTGTGALGFKAGIGTSSRQVSGGVVGVLVQANFSGTLTVLGTPVPPLVQKPAPEGNSCMIVVATDLPVDARQLGRIARRAVFAMGRVGSDFSPGSGDYAIAFSTSRAAPIRDQGLKEAFHATTEATEEALLNSLTTASTVTGFNGNTQYAVPHELIRNTAR, encoded by the coding sequence ATGAGAATCCGTTCCCTGGGTGTGACCCCTGGCAGCCTGCCGACCGGCCGGCTGAACGCGATCACCGATGTGCCGGGAGTGCTGGTCGGCCAGACGACCCTGGCCGACGGCGACCTCAACACCGGGGTGACCGCGATCGTCCCGCCCGGCTTCGCCACTGGGGTAGCGGCGGCGGTTGCTGTCGGCAACGGGTACGGCAAGCTGGTCGGGTCGACCCAGGTGGACGAACTCGGCGTGATCGAGACGCCGATCCTGCTCACCGGGACGCTGTCGGTCTTCCGTGTCGCCGATGCGCTGCTGACCTGGCTGCTCGATCGCGACCCGACCGCCACCAGCCTCAACCCGATCGTCGGCGAGACCAACGACGGCTACCTCTCCGACATCCGGGCCCGGCCGATCACTCCCGAACACGTCTTCGCCGCGCTCGACTCCGCCTCCGCCGATCTCCCCGCTGAAGGCAACGTGGGCGCGGGCACCGGCACCGGCGCTCTCGGGTTCAAAGCCGGCATCGGTACGTCGTCGCGTCAGGTGTCCGGCGGAGTGGTGGGAGTGCTGGTCCAGGCGAATTTCTCCGGAACCCTGACAGTGCTCGGAACTCCTGTCCCGCCGCTGGTGCAGAAGCCGGCTCCGGAGGGCAACTCCTGCATGATCGTGGTGGCCACCGATCTGCCGGTCGACGCCCGGCAACTCGGCCGGATCGCCCGGCGGGCCGTCTTCGCGATGGGCCGGGTCGGATCGGACTTCTCGCCGGGAAGCGGTGACTACGCGATCGCCTTCAGCACCAGTCGCGCGGCGCCGATCCGGGATCAAGGCTTGAAAGAAGCCTTCCATGCAACCACCGAAGCGACGGAGGAGGCGCTGCTCAACTCGCTGACGACGGCGTCGACCGTCACCGGCTTCAACGGCAACACGCAGTACGCCGTACCGCATGAACTGATCAGGAATACAGCGCGCTGA
- the pnuC gene encoding nicotinamide riboside transporter PnuC has protein sequence MNFFDWLLHSQVTIGNSPVLVREIVGNVFGLGSALFGMRRLVAAWPVGIIGNVLLFTVFVGGLFDTPQDKDLWGQAGRQVFFALVSLYGWYRWYQTRHGGAATGVQPRWATTRQRIELLGAAVVLYAIAYPVLKALGSWGPQWDAWILTGSILATYGMARGFVEFWLIWIAVDVVGVPLLVQAKFYPSAAMYVVYGLFCVLGFVSWWRIQNRESAATATPEPVTVG, from the coding sequence ATGAACTTCTTCGACTGGTTGCTGCACTCCCAGGTCACGATCGGCAACTCGCCGGTGCTGGTCCGCGAGATCGTCGGCAACGTGTTCGGGCTGGGCAGCGCGCTGTTCGGCATGCGCCGGCTGGTCGCGGCCTGGCCGGTCGGCATCATCGGCAACGTGCTGCTGTTCACGGTCTTCGTCGGCGGACTCTTCGACACCCCGCAGGACAAGGACCTCTGGGGCCAGGCCGGGCGGCAGGTCTTCTTCGCGCTCGTCAGCCTCTACGGCTGGTACCGCTGGTACCAGACCCGCCACGGCGGCGCGGCCACCGGAGTACAGCCTCGCTGGGCGACGACGCGTCAGCGCATCGAGCTGCTCGGCGCGGCAGTGGTTCTCTACGCGATCGCCTACCCGGTACTGAAGGCGCTGGGTTCCTGGGGACCGCAGTGGGACGCCTGGATCCTGACCGGTTCCATCCTGGCGACGTACGGGATGGCGCGGGGGTTCGTCGAGTTCTGGCTGATCTGGATCGCCGTCGACGTGGTCGGCGTACCGCTGCTGGTGCAGGCGAAGTTCTACCCGTCCGCGGCGATGTACGTCGTCTACGGGCTCTTCTGTGTCCTCGGATTCGTCTCCTGGTGGCGGATCCAGAATCGTGAGTCGGCCGCGACGGCCACTCCTGAGCCAGTAACGGTGGGCTGA
- a CDS encoding phosphoribosyl-ATP diphosphatase, with product MKTFDELFAELGEKALTRPEGSGTVAALDAGVHAIGKKLVEEAAESWMAAEHEGKDRAAEELSQLLYHAQVMMHALGLSLDDVYRHL from the coding sequence ATGAAGACCTTTGACGAACTCTTCGCCGAGCTGGGCGAGAAGGCACTGACCCGACCGGAAGGCTCCGGCACGGTGGCAGCGCTGGATGCCGGCGTGCACGCGATCGGCAAGAAGCTGGTCGAGGAAGCCGCCGAGTCCTGGATGGCCGCCGAGCACGAGGGCAAGGACCGGGCCGCGGAGGAGCTGAGCCAGCTCCTCTACCACGCGCAGGTGATGATGCATGCGCTCGGCCTGAGCCTCGACGACGTGTACCGACATCTGTAG
- a CDS encoding vWA domain-containing protein, whose amino-acid sequence MKRSQGLRRPAALTLLTAVLLTCLPIGAAQADPEPGDTGKLVLVLDSSGSMKEPAGDGKTKIVAARTALTQVVGKLPGNAQVGLRVYGATVFEKNQPGACTDTQLAVPIATGNRPQLLSAISTYKPFGETPIGYSLQQAAKDLGPTGQRTIVLVSDGEATCAPDPCVVAKEIAKQGIDLKIDVVGFRVGAKARSQLQCVAREGRGDYYDADSTIDLEAGLDRLSTRAFRPFRISGTPVVGAAQQEGAPVLAPGHYSDSFTGAPTAKYYLIKRTIAGSTLRAGVSFRRPAGGDLVIQSEVKLNTTEGKRCGWSYPRAFEGHQGLATGTASSWSDWQKPCSESAQMVLTVSPGKDFDQLKGVPYELRINEEPPVASTVNLPEEAGDPQWISMPGTTPRDVTPGSSFADAPLLTAGSFKTTMMPGEMQLYRVKVDWGQRIQAQVTVPELGGALAKASGTIRYVDLALISPIGEDVYSVFAKEAPGSGKRGVLSKSGIIQGITMKEVRYLNRNGANNQDKGTATPGEYYVAVGLSRKDSDRAFAMPMTLTIGLQGTAGTGKPEYTDGATPVTGETATPTPTSAPTSALPSEPSDEKTEAGGPVNDRNNPSGNDSAPMTLIALLSGGALLLILVGAWAAFRLRNQPSPTPAGPQQPHPQYPPNQHPAQNTWPSNPDGPQPPTNH is encoded by the coding sequence ATGAAGCGATCGCAGGGACTCCGCCGCCCCGCGGCTTTGACGCTGCTCACCGCCGTACTGCTCACGTGCTTGCCGATCGGCGCGGCGCAAGCGGACCCCGAGCCAGGGGACACGGGCAAGCTCGTCCTGGTGCTCGATTCGTCGGGGTCGATGAAGGAGCCGGCCGGTGACGGCAAGACGAAGATCGTCGCCGCCCGCACCGCCCTCACCCAGGTGGTCGGCAAACTCCCCGGCAATGCCCAGGTAGGTCTGCGGGTGTACGGCGCGACCGTCTTCGAGAAGAACCAGCCGGGCGCCTGCACCGACACCCAGCTCGCTGTGCCGATCGCCACCGGTAACCGGCCGCAGCTGCTCAGCGCGATCTCGACCTACAAGCCGTTCGGTGAGACCCCGATCGGCTACTCGCTGCAGCAGGCCGCCAAGGATCTCGGGCCGACCGGTCAGCGCACGATCGTGCTCGTCTCCGACGGAGAGGCGACCTGCGCCCCGGACCCGTGCGTGGTCGCCAAGGAGATCGCCAAGCAGGGCATCGATCTCAAGATCGACGTGGTCGGGTTCCGGGTCGGCGCGAAGGCACGCAGTCAGCTGCAGTGCGTGGCCCGCGAGGGCCGCGGCGACTACTACGACGCCGACTCCACCATCGACCTCGAAGCCGGCCTGGATCGCTTGTCCACCAGAGCTTTCCGCCCGTTCCGCATCTCCGGTACGCCGGTGGTCGGCGCGGCCCAGCAAGAGGGCGCTCCCGTGCTGGCCCCCGGTCACTACTCGGACTCCTTCACCGGAGCACCGACGGCGAAGTACTACCTGATCAAGCGGACCATCGCCGGCTCCACCCTCCGAGCGGGCGTCAGCTTCCGCCGCCCGGCCGGCGGCGACCTGGTCATCCAGTCCGAGGTCAAGCTCAACACGACCGAGGGCAAGCGATGTGGCTGGAGCTACCCGCGCGCCTTCGAGGGTCATCAGGGACTCGCGACCGGGACCGCGTCGAGCTGGTCTGACTGGCAGAAGCCCTGTTCGGAGTCTGCCCAGATGGTTCTCACGGTCTCGCCCGGCAAGGACTTCGACCAGCTCAAGGGCGTTCCCTACGAGCTGAGGATCAACGAGGAGCCGCCGGTGGCCTCGACCGTGAACCTGCCGGAGGAAGCAGGCGACCCGCAATGGATCTCCATGCCCGGCACGACACCGCGCGACGTCACGCCCGGATCGAGCTTCGCCGACGCGCCCTTGCTGACCGCCGGCAGCTTCAAGACCACGATGATGCCCGGTGAGATGCAGCTCTACCGGGTGAAGGTCGACTGGGGCCAACGGATCCAGGCCCAGGTCACCGTGCCCGAGCTGGGCGGTGCGCTCGCGAAGGCCAGCGGAACGATCCGCTACGTCGACCTCGCCCTGATCTCGCCCATCGGTGAGGACGTCTACTCGGTCTTCGCCAAGGAAGCGCCCGGCAGCGGCAAACGCGGCGTACTGAGCAAGAGCGGCATCATCCAGGGCATCACGATGAAAGAGGTCCGTTACCTCAACCGCAACGGTGCCAACAATCAGGACAAAGGCACGGCGACCCCAGGCGAGTACTACGTCGCCGTAGGCCTGAGCCGCAAGGACAGCGACAGAGCGTTCGCCATGCCGATGACCCTGACCATCGGGTTGCAAGGCACCGCAGGCACCGGCAAACCGGAGTACACCGACGGCGCCACCCCGGTAACGGGCGAGACCGCCACTCCTACCCCGACGTCGGCACCGACCTCCGCCCTGCCGAGCGAGCCCTCCGACGAGAAGACCGAGGCCGGGGGACCGGTCAACGACCGCAACAACCCCTCAGGCAACGACAGTGCCCCCATGACCCTGATCGCCCTCCTCTCCGGCGGCGCCCTCCTCCTCATCCTCGTCGGCGCCTGGGCCGCCTTCCGCCTCCGCAACCAGCCGTCCCCCACACCCGCCGGCCCGCAACAACCCCACCCGCAGTACCCGCCGAACCAGCACCCCGCACAGAACACCTGGCCGAGCAACCCCGACGGCCCCCAACCCCCGACCAACCACTGA
- the ribH gene encoding 6,7-dimethyl-8-ribityllumazine synthase, whose translation MSGSGAPIIEIPQADGVRVAVVAAQWHPKVTDSLVAGAERALADSGVTDYKVVRVPGSFELPVAALHAAKSGYDAVVALGVVIRGDTPHFEYVCQAATDGLMRVALDTGVPVGFGLLTCDNDPQALDRAGLPDSREDKGYESTQAALATLVASRAL comes from the coding sequence ATGTCGGGCAGCGGAGCACCCATCATCGAGATCCCGCAGGCTGACGGCGTCCGGGTCGCGGTCGTCGCAGCGCAGTGGCACCCGAAGGTCACCGACTCCCTGGTCGCCGGCGCCGAGCGGGCGCTGGCCGACTCCGGAGTCACCGACTACAAGGTGGTTCGCGTGCCGGGGTCGTTCGAGCTGCCGGTCGCGGCCTTGCACGCGGCGAAGAGCGGGTACGACGCGGTCGTTGCCCTGGGCGTCGTCATCCGTGGCGACACTCCGCACTTCGAGTACGTCTGCCAGGCGGCCACCGACGGGCTGATGCGGGTGGCGCTCGACACCGGCGTACCGGTCGGGTTCGGCCTGCTCACCTGTGACAACGACCCACAGGCGCTGGATCGCGCCGGTCTTCCGGACAGCCGTGAGGACAAGGGCTACGAGTCCACCCAGGCGGCGCTCGCCACGCTGGTCGCGAGCCGCGCCCTGTAG
- the ribD gene encoding bifunctional diaminohydroxyphosphoribosylaminopyrimidine deaminase/5-amino-6-(5-phosphoribosylamino)uracil reductase RibD yields MKNASPIDIAWMRRAVELAARGVGSTHPNPVVGCVITGRDGHPVGEGFHAYPGGPHAEVEALRMAGDRARGGTAFVTLEPCNHTGRTGPCSDALIAAGVARVVYAVPDPNKQASGGAEKLAAKNIRVEQGVLQDEAEAVNHVWLHSVRQGRPFVTWKFATTLDGRSAAPDRSSKWITGSIARADVHRLRGECDAIAVGTQTVLTDDPELTVRDEHDKPAARQPLRVVVGDREIPPTAKVRNDRAETLLLPTHDPAEVLRQLDDHQIRHLWLEGGPTLAAAFLRAGLVDQIVAYVAPAFLGSGFSAIGDLGAESIDHLRRFNLADVTRLGDDVRLTLTPLGGK; encoded by the coding sequence GTGAAGAACGCTTCGCCGATCGACATCGCCTGGATGCGTCGTGCCGTCGAGCTCGCCGCGCGCGGCGTCGGCAGCACCCATCCGAACCCGGTCGTCGGTTGTGTCATCACCGGTCGTGACGGTCATCCGGTCGGCGAGGGCTTCCACGCCTACCCCGGCGGCCCGCACGCGGAGGTCGAAGCCCTCCGGATGGCGGGCGACCGCGCCCGCGGCGGTACGGCGTTCGTGACCCTGGAACCGTGCAACCACACCGGCCGGACCGGGCCGTGCTCGGACGCGCTGATCGCGGCCGGCGTCGCGCGGGTCGTGTACGCCGTACCGGATCCGAACAAGCAGGCCTCCGGCGGTGCCGAGAAGCTTGCCGCCAAAAACATCCGGGTGGAACAAGGCGTGCTTCAAGACGAAGCCGAAGCCGTGAACCATGTCTGGTTGCACAGCGTGCGGCAGGGACGACCGTTCGTCACCTGGAAGTTCGCCACCACTCTCGACGGCCGCTCGGCCGCGCCGGACCGGTCGAGCAAGTGGATCACCGGCTCGATCGCCCGCGCCGACGTGCACCGGTTGCGTGGCGAGTGCGACGCGATCGCGGTCGGCACCCAGACCGTGCTCACCGACGACCCGGAGCTGACCGTCCGCGACGAGCACGACAAGCCTGCGGCCAGACAGCCGTTGCGGGTGGTCGTCGGCGATCGTGAGATCCCGCCGACCGCCAAGGTCCGCAACGACCGGGCCGAGACGCTGCTGCTCCCCACCCACGACCCCGCCGAGGTACTCCGGCAGCTGGACGATCACCAGATCCGGCACCTCTGGCTCGAGGGCGGCCCGACGCTGGCCGCCGCGTTCCTGCGGGCCGGACTGGTCGACCAGATCGTCGCGTACGTCGCGCCGGCCTTCCTCGGCTCGGGCTTCTCCGCGATCGGCGACCTGGGCGCGGAATCTATCGACCACCTGCGGCGCTTCAACCTTGCGGACGTCACTCGCCTCGGCGACGACGTCCGCCTCACCCTGACTCCCCTGGGAGGGAAGTAG
- a CDS encoding DNA-binding protein, with protein sequence MEQNEQNLRQQTELYGEPLGVLVRRIGGTLGLTQARLAETIGLSAPMLSQLMSGQRVKIGNPAVVTRLHQLDGLSARFTQQQLAAEELTAELDQIRSSTGAFTRPTSITAIEAPAAVANTQPAPRDVVREIQSLIRSLASADEVQQAAALIAPRSPALADLLLTYGTGRTDDAVTHYERHR encoded by the coding sequence GTGGAGCAGAACGAGCAAAACCTACGCCAGCAGACGGAGCTGTACGGCGAACCCCTGGGCGTCCTGGTACGCCGGATCGGCGGCACCCTCGGCCTGACCCAGGCACGGCTCGCCGAGACGATCGGCCTGTCCGCCCCCATGCTGTCCCAGCTGATGAGCGGCCAACGCGTCAAGATCGGCAATCCGGCCGTGGTGACACGCCTGCACCAGCTGGACGGTCTCAGCGCCCGATTCACTCAGCAGCAGCTCGCCGCCGAGGAACTCACCGCGGAACTCGATCAGATCCGCAGCAGCACCGGCGCCTTCACCCGCCCCACCAGCATCACCGCGATCGAGGCACCCGCAGCCGTCGCCAACACCCAGCCGGCCCCGCGGGACGTAGTACGAGAGATCCAGAGCTTGATCCGCTCCCTCGCTTCAGCCGACGAGGTCCAGCAAGCCGCCGCCCTCATCGCACCTCGATCCCCCGCGCTCGCAGATCTACTACTGACCTACGGCACCGGACGAACGGACGACGCGGTCACCCACTACGAACGTCACCGCTGA
- a CDS encoding helix-turn-helix transcriptional regulator gives MRSSRLLQILLLLQTRRRLTARELAEELEVSLRTIYRDVEALAAAGVPVYADQGRAGGYRLVDGYRTKLTGLNEGEAAALFLVGMPGPAAALGLTEQTSAAELKLLAALAPDQRDRAGRLKNRFHLDLPAWYRDAEDSPYLSSVASAVLEDRRIKVIYRRWEAPREVERTLEPYGLVLKNGSWYVVAAAPGGVRTYRVSNILQLAPTEEVFDRPAGFELAKFWQAHLDRFEEQRFTSEAVVRIAPQLVARLADLSATLLLKAIGDTGAEPAEDGSVTVAVPIESVGNAAEQLIRYGGLLEVLEPAELRAELKRLAGAVSALYS, from the coding sequence ATGCGTTCGAGCCGGTTGCTGCAGATCCTGTTGCTGCTGCAGACCCGCCGCCGGCTGACGGCGCGTGAACTGGCCGAGGAGCTCGAGGTCTCGCTGCGCACGATCTACCGAGACGTGGAGGCGCTTGCCGCGGCTGGAGTTCCCGTCTACGCCGACCAAGGGCGAGCCGGTGGGTATCGCCTGGTCGACGGCTACCGGACGAAACTCACCGGGTTGAACGAAGGCGAAGCAGCAGCGCTTTTCCTGGTCGGAATGCCTGGCCCCGCGGCGGCGCTGGGCCTGACCGAGCAGACCAGTGCGGCCGAACTCAAGCTGCTGGCCGCGCTGGCACCGGATCAACGGGATCGCGCCGGGCGGCTGAAGAACCGGTTCCACCTCGACCTGCCCGCGTGGTACCGGGATGCCGAGGACTCGCCGTACCTGTCGTCGGTGGCCTCGGCGGTGCTGGAGGATCGCCGGATCAAGGTGATCTATCGGCGGTGGGAAGCGCCGCGCGAGGTCGAGCGGACGCTCGAACCGTACGGGCTGGTGCTGAAGAACGGCAGTTGGTACGTCGTGGCCGCGGCGCCCGGGGGAGTGCGGACCTACCGCGTGTCCAACATCCTGCAGCTCGCGCCGACCGAGGAGGTCTTCGACCGGCCCGCCGGATTCGAGCTGGCGAAGTTCTGGCAGGCACACCTGGACCGTTTCGAGGAACAGCGGTTCACGTCCGAGGCCGTGGTGCGGATCGCACCGCAACTGGTCGCGCGACTGGCCGACCTGTCCGCGACGCTGCTGTTGAAGGCGATCGGCGACACCGGCGCGGAACCGGCCGAGGACGGCAGCGTCACGGTCGCCGTACCGATCGAGTCGGTGGGCAACGCCGCGGAACAGCTGATCCGCTATGGCGGTCTGCTGGAGGTGCTGGAGCCGGCCGAACTGCGTGCCGAGCTCAAACGCCTGGCCGGGGCGGTCAGCGCGCTGTATTCCTGA
- a CDS encoding protein kinase domain-containing protein has translation MEAFAGRYRLIDLVGTGGMGSVWRAWDLRREGYVAAKVLGQHDAATLLRFVREQSLRIEHRHVVAPHGWAADDDKVVFAMDLVRGGSVATLLGDHGPLPESYVAVLVDQLLHGLSAVHAAGIVHRDLKPANLLLDPTGTATPRLRLSDFGIAGLLDEPRMTRHSTVLGTPGYLAPEQLAGADPDPRQDLYTVGAVAAELLTGERPDIQGNLPTGESGAFWELIRLLTAQDPAGRPESAAAAGRLLAATNLVPSPGATPWTTQPDPPEVFDHLPPLPTGWTSSGPATASARSGTAASTGWTSSGPATATAHGGTAASTGWTSSGPATATAHGGTAASAAHGGTAASAAGAAPSSVTPSPAPTPTAASAFTLAPTPAAPPNPITAPNSITAPVVPDAPTAAARSAPTATNSAAPITDESPQVSDFADKRASSRGRNRGLLWVAIGSFTGATVLLAGAIWLLLR, from the coding sequence GTGGAGGCGTTCGCTGGGCGGTACAGGTTGATCGATCTGGTCGGGACCGGCGGGATGGGGTCGGTCTGGCGGGCGTGGGATCTGCGGCGCGAGGGGTATGTCGCGGCGAAGGTGCTGGGGCAGCACGACGCGGCGACGTTGCTGCGGTTCGTGCGGGAGCAGTCGCTGCGGATCGAGCACCGGCATGTGGTGGCGCCGCACGGCTGGGCGGCGGACGACGACAAGGTCGTGTTCGCGATGGACCTGGTGCGAGGCGGGTCGGTCGCCACGTTGCTCGGTGACCACGGGCCGCTGCCTGAGTCGTACGTCGCAGTGCTGGTTGACCAACTGTTGCACGGGCTGTCCGCGGTGCACGCCGCCGGCATCGTGCACCGCGACCTGAAGCCCGCCAATCTCTTGCTGGACCCAACCGGTACGGCGACTCCGCGGCTGCGCCTCTCCGACTTCGGCATCGCCGGACTCCTCGACGAACCGCGCATGACCCGCCACAGCACCGTCCTCGGCACCCCCGGCTACCTCGCGCCCGAGCAACTGGCAGGCGCCGATCCTGATCCCCGCCAGGATCTCTACACAGTCGGCGCCGTAGCCGCTGAACTCCTCACCGGTGAACGCCCGGACATCCAGGGCAATCTCCCGACCGGCGAGAGCGGCGCATTCTGGGAATTGATCCGCCTGCTGACAGCACAAGACCCGGCGGGTCGCCCCGAATCCGCGGCCGCCGCCGGTCGCCTGCTCGCCGCGACAAACCTGGTCCCATCACCGGGCGCCACCCCCTGGACCACGCAACCTGATCCACCCGAAGTCTTCGACCACCTGCCACCCCTTCCGACGGGATGGACCTCCAGCGGCCCCGCAACTGCCAGCGCCCGCAGCGGAACCGCCGCGTCCACGGGATGGACCTCCAGCGGCCCCGCAACGGCCACCGCTCACGGCGGAACCGCCGCGTCCACGGGATGGACCTCCAGCGGCCCCGCAACGGCCACCGCCCACGGCGGAACCGCCGCGTCCGCCGCTCACGGCGGAACCGCCGCGTCCGCCGCCGGCGCCGCACCTAGCTCAGTCACTCCGAGCCCAGCCCCCACCCCAACTGCCGCGTCCGCCTTCACTCTCGCGCCGACCCCGGCCGCCCCGCCGAACCCGATCACGGCACCGAACTCGATCACCGCTCCCGTCGTACCCGATGCGCCTACCGCGGCCGCCAGGTCCGCGCCAACGGCAACAAACTCCGCGGCGCCCATCACTGACGAGTCACCGCAAGTCTCCGACTTCGCCGATAAACGAGCCAGCAGCCGAGGTCGAAACCGGGGACTGCTCTGGGTCGCCATCGGCAGTTTCACCGGCGCGACCGTGCTGCTGGCCGGCGCGATCTGGTTGCTACTGCGCTGA
- a CDS encoding riboflavin synthase, producing the protein MFTGIIEELGTVESLDLLDGDAARLTIRGPKVTEDAGHGDSISVNGCCLTVIEHGNGTFTADVMRETLQRTSLGAVEKGSKVNLERAVTAHARLGGHIVQGHVDGVGTVASREPAEHWEVVRIAAGPEILRYVAEKGSIAVDGVSLTVTDVNDSTGTFGISLIPTTLELTVLGGNKLGDTVNLEVDVIAKYVERLLTAGTAGTAAAGTAPAGATATSLAGGNE; encoded by the coding sequence ATGTTCACCGGAATCATCGAGGAACTCGGTACGGTCGAGTCCCTGGACCTGCTGGACGGCGACGCGGCCCGGCTCACCATTCGCGGCCCGAAGGTGACCGAGGACGCCGGTCACGGCGACTCGATCTCGGTGAACGGCTGCTGCCTCACGGTGATCGAGCACGGCAACGGCACTTTCACCGCGGACGTGATGCGCGAGACGCTGCAGCGCACCAGCCTCGGCGCCGTCGAGAAGGGCTCGAAGGTCAACCTGGAGCGCGCGGTCACGGCCCATGCCCGGCTCGGCGGCCACATCGTCCAGGGTCACGTCGACGGCGTGGGCACCGTCGCCAGTCGCGAACCGGCCGAGCACTGGGAGGTCGTGCGGATCGCTGCCGGCCCCGAGATCCTCCGGTACGTCGCGGAGAAGGGTTCGATCGCCGTCGACGGGGTCTCGCTCACGGTCACCGACGTGAACGACTCCACCGGGACCTTCGGCATCAGCCTGATCCCGACCACGCTCGAGCTGACCGTGCTGGGCGGCAACAAGCTCGGCGACACGGTCAACCTCGAGGTCGACGTGATCGCCAAGTACGTCGAGCGCCTGCTCACCGCAGGTACCGCGGGCACCGCGGCTGCCGGCACCGCACCCGCAGGCGCCACGGCAACATCACTTGCTGGAGGCAACGAATGA
- a CDS encoding bifunctional 3,4-dihydroxy-2-butanone-4-phosphate synthase/GTP cyclohydrolase II, whose protein sequence is MGEVLKLDTIEHAIDEIRAGRPVIVVDDEDRENEGDLIFAASKATPELLAFLIRYSSGVVCVPMEAAELDRLGIPLMTPHNRERLRTAYTISVDARDNVTTGISAADRARTIRVLADSASESYDLVQPGHIFPLRAREGGVLVRPGHTEASLDLARLAGLRPAAVIAELVNDDGTMKRGGDLRTFADEHGLVLVSIEDLIRYRRRTESQIKRVATTTLPTRYGDFVAHGYRNTIDGTEQLALVRGEIGDGPTLVRLHSECLTGDVFGSLRCDCGPQLDEAMRQVATEGGVVVYLRGHEGRGIGLLHKLQAYELQDAGRDTVDANLDLGLPADARDYGTGAQILADLGITSVKLLTNNPHKLSGVQGYGIDVVERRGISIDPTEHNLRYLQTKRDRMGHHLPDGNGDQLPTGTDENGAL, encoded by the coding sequence ATGGGCGAGGTACTGAAGCTCGACACGATCGAGCATGCGATCGACGAGATCCGGGCGGGCCGGCCGGTGATCGTGGTGGACGACGAGGACCGGGAGAACGAGGGAGACCTGATCTTCGCGGCCTCCAAGGCGACGCCGGAGCTGCTGGCGTTCCTGATCCGCTACAGCTCGGGCGTGGTCTGCGTCCCGATGGAGGCGGCCGAGCTCGACCGGCTGGGCATCCCGTTGATGACGCCGCACAACCGCGAGCGGCTGCGGACGGCGTACACGATCTCGGTCGATGCCCGCGACAACGTCACCACCGGCATCTCGGCGGCGGACCGGGCCCGGACGATCCGGGTGCTGGCCGACTCGGCGTCGGAGTCCTACGACCTGGTGCAGCCGGGGCACATCTTCCCGCTGCGGGCGCGGGAGGGCGGCGTACTGGTCCGTCCCGGGCACACCGAGGCGTCGCTGGATCTGGCCCGGCTCGCGGGGCTGCGGCCGGCCGCGGTGATCGCCGAGCTCGTCAACGACGACGGCACCATGAAGCGTGGCGGCGACCTGCGGACCTTCGCCGATGAACACGGCTTGGTTCTCGTCTCGATCGAAGACCTGATCCGCTACCGGCGCCGGACCGAGAGCCAGATCAAGCGGGTCGCGACGACCACGCTGCCGACCCGGTACGGCGATTTCGTCGCTCACGGCTACCGCAACACGATCGACGGCACCGAGCAGCTGGCACTGGTTCGCGGTGAGATCGGTGACGGGCCGACCCTGGTCCGGCTGCACTCGGAATGCCTGACCGGCGACGTGTTCGGCTCGCTGCGTTGCGACTGTGGTCCGCAGCTCGACGAGGCGATGCGTCAGGTCGCGACCGAGGGCGGCGTCGTCGTCTACCTGCGAGGGCACGAGGGCCGGGGGATCGGCCTGCTGCACAAGCTGCAGGCGTACGAGTTGCAGGACGCCGGCCGCGACACGGTCGACGCGAACCTGGACCTCGGGCTGCCCGCGGACGCCCGTGACTACGGCACCGGCGCGCAGATCCTGGCCGACCTGGGCATCACCTCGGTGAAGCTGCTGACCAACAACCCCCACAAGCTGTCGGGGGTCCAGGGCTACGGCATCGACGTGGTCGAGCGTCGCGGCATCTCGATCGACCCGACCGAGCACAACCTGCGGTACCTGCAGACCAAACGCGACCGGATGGGCCATCACCTGCCGGACGGCAACGGTGACCAGCTGCCCACCGGCACTGACGAGAACGGAGCCCTCTGA